One segment of Halomonas sp. TD01 DNA contains the following:
- the malF gene encoding maltose ABC transporter permease MalF — MYTTNASRGLPRHRSRHLTERYSRWALRCVIATLVIVLLWLVLAFHLNGQWMFALLFLLLGASLGVVFTKRTLMSHRYIFPAVAGLGVFVIFPLLYTIGISFSNYSSSNLLSEERVRGQLMSQTYQQEGNAFDLTLYQEGELIRLYLENSEADTTQRFVSSPLNFANHETRQIGIQAVDASPAQEPLGMRAIIQARDSLQGLRLLTPDGAELRMAGLRQFAPMVDRYEAREDGSLYDRRDDRIITPDPAIGFFVADNGERITPGWPVNVGFTNYTKIFTDPDIRGPFMQIFVWTFVFASLTVVFTLAVGFVLASLLQWDQLKGKAVYRTLLILPYAVPAFISILIFKGMFNQHFGEVNMILDTLFGVRPEWFTDPWLARSMLLIVNTWLGYPYMLLLCMGLIQAIPQDLYEASAVDGGGPITNLFKITLPLIIKPLTPLLIAAFAFNFNNFVLIALLTGGNPDILGASTPAGTTDLLVSYTYRIAFQDAGQNFGLAAAIATLIFLLVAGMSLLNLRLSKVKV, encoded by the coding sequence ATGTATACCACTAACGCCTCTCGTGGCCTTCCCCGCCACCGCTCTCGCCATCTCACCGAACGTTACTCCCGCTGGGCACTTCGCTGCGTTATTGCCACCTTGGTAATCGTGCTGTTATGGCTAGTACTGGCATTCCACCTTAACGGCCAGTGGATGTTTGCCTTACTCTTTTTATTGCTGGGTGCCTCGCTGGGGGTGGTGTTTACTAAACGTACGTTAATGAGCCACCGCTATATTTTTCCTGCCGTGGCGGGACTTGGCGTGTTTGTTATTTTCCCGCTGCTTTACACCATCGGCATTAGCTTTAGTAATTACAGCTCAAGCAACCTGCTATCGGAAGAGCGCGTTCGTGGCCAGCTAATGAGCCAAACCTATCAACAGGAAGGCAACGCGTTTGACCTAACGCTGTACCAGGAAGGTGAGCTTATCCGCTTATACCTGGAAAACAGTGAGGCAGACACGACCCAGCGTTTCGTTTCTTCACCGCTCAACTTCGCCAACCATGAAACCCGCCAAATAGGTATTCAGGCAGTAGACGCTTCGCCTGCCCAAGAACCACTGGGAATGCGCGCTATCATCCAGGCACGTGATTCTCTGCAAGGGCTTAGGCTGCTGACACCGGATGGCGCGGAGCTGCGTATGGCAGGGTTACGCCAGTTTGCCCCTATGGTAGATCGCTATGAAGCTCGTGAAGACGGCTCGCTTTATGATCGCCGCGATGACCGCATTATTACACCCGACCCCGCTATCGGATTTTTTGTCGCTGATAACGGCGAAAGAATCACGCCGGGATGGCCAGTCAATGTAGGGTTTACCAACTATACGAAGATATTCACCGATCCAGACATTCGCGGCCCGTTCATGCAAATTTTTGTGTGGACCTTTGTGTTTGCATCACTGACGGTGGTCTTTACCCTGGCCGTTGGCTTTGTGTTGGCGTCATTGCTGCAGTGGGACCAACTTAAGGGCAAAGCCGTTTATCGCACGCTGTTAATTCTGCCCTACGCCGTGCCCGCCTTTATCTCCATCCTGATTTTTAAAGGCATGTTTAACCAACACTTCGGTGAAGTAAACATGATTCTGGACACGCTGTTTGGTGTTCGGCCGGAGTGGTTTACCGACCCGTGGCTAGCGCGTTCCATGCTACTGATTGTCAATACGTGGTTGGGCTACCCCTATATGTTGCTGCTGTGCATGGGGCTAATCCAGGCAATTCCTCAAGATCTTTACGAAGCCTCAGCGGTAGATGGTGGCGGCCCAATTACTAACCTGTTCAAGATTACCCTGCCGCTGATCATTAAACCGCTAACACCACTGTTAATTGCCGCCTTTGCATTTAACTTCAATAACTTTGTGCTAATTGCGCTATTAACCGGCGGCAACCCTGACATTTTGGGCGCCAGCACCCCAGCAGGCACCACCGATCTATTGGTCAGCTACACCTACCGCATTGCCTTCCAGGATGCCGGACAGAACTTTGGGCTGGCAGCCGCCATCGCAACGCTCATTTTCCTCTTGGTTGCGGGTATGTCGTTGCTTAATTTGCGCCTTTCCAAGGTTAAGGTTTAG
- a CDS encoding response regulator, whose protein sequence is MKSEGSGRILIVDDEQQIRRFLRISLASQGYGVLEAENGEQALAMVYTQAPDVVLLDLGLPDMDGHEVLQGIREHSTVPVIVVSVRDREEEKVFSLDNGANDYVTKPFGIQELLARIRAVLRLAQKARGEQTSSYYVSQGLVIDLELRRVTLQQEDVHLTRKEFAVLARLCRYAGRVVTQTQLLKEIWGPTHVDDTHYLRIVISRLRQKLGDDPQTPTLLQTEAGVGYRLLVEAALRPGT, encoded by the coding sequence ATGAAGAGTGAAGGCAGCGGTCGCATTCTAATTGTTGATGATGAGCAGCAGATTCGACGTTTTCTGCGTATCAGTTTAGCTTCTCAGGGCTACGGAGTATTGGAAGCAGAGAATGGCGAGCAAGCGTTAGCCATGGTGTATACCCAAGCCCCTGACGTCGTGCTGCTCGATTTAGGCTTGCCTGATATGGACGGCCACGAAGTACTGCAGGGGATACGTGAACACAGTACCGTGCCGGTCATTGTGGTATCTGTTCGTGATCGGGAAGAAGAGAAAGTCTTTTCGTTGGATAACGGTGCCAACGATTACGTTACTAAGCCCTTTGGCATTCAAGAGTTACTAGCGCGTATAAGGGCGGTATTGCGCTTGGCCCAGAAAGCTAGGGGAGAGCAAACATCAAGCTACTATGTCAGTCAGGGGTTAGTGATTGATCTGGAACTAAGGCGTGTCACACTACAACAAGAAGATGTGCATTTAACGCGAAAAGAGTTCGCTGTGTTAGCGCGCCTGTGCCGCTACGCCGGGCGAGTCGTTACACAGACTCAGTTGTTAAAAGAAATTTGGGGGCCAACGCATGTTGATGATACGCACTATCTGCGCATCGTGATCAGCCGGTTAAGGCAGAAACTGGGGGATGACCCACAAACCCCCACCCTGCTTCAAACAGAAGCAGGCGTCGGGTATCGATTATTGGTAGAAGCCGCACTGCGCCCTGGAACGTAG
- a CDS encoding sensor histidine kinase, which produces MYSADQRPDPNTLLKAARREARGCLRVFLGAAPGVGKTYTMLRTARERAEEGDDIVIGVVESHGRADTEALCDGVARLPLAPLKHHGRTFYEFDIDAALARRPTILLVDELAHRNIPGSRHPRRYQDIEELLDAGIDVWTTVNVQHLESLNDDVARITGIRMRETVPDALLERARDVSLVDLTPDELLERLRRGKVYIPEQARAAMEGYFNESNLNALRELAIQTMAERVDADVKVAMDAGGRAGPWPVRPHLLVVINGSEDDVSLVRAAHRMAERRLAVWRAVYVDKGIVSPQQQLAVEQVFSLVARLGGDSIRLQGHSQLSEILNYARSINATTIVVGREAKRRWWKWSRPLAQRLMAHAEAFDIVVVAKGALKQRANQWQHGWKLHPPQLLAASLAVMASLGVAVMLEPWLELANLSLVFLVAVLFSAVWAGTAMAMFSAIASFLAFNFFFTEPRLTFAMVERGQLLTAVFFLLVAVVVGQLAGRGRRRLIALRASRDQTQLLLRYAEQLSTATDSASAAKIGVDTLVQCFAVPTVFIESAESANEVRVVHALPDSVRLDMAAKQAAVWSWQHQKPSGQGTDTLSQQAWRLIPLAVQGEKVGMLALKLSESQKALTYERESLMDTLVRQLSMALERTRLVAELNTTRVSEENERLRSALLSSVSHDLRTPLSSIIGSASSLIELKPQLSDSDQRELLDGILSESERLNRYIQNLLDMTRLGHGTLKIERDWVAFDDVINSALKRLGQSLKHVVVRKSWPPSLPLLYVHPALVEQALVNVLDNAQRFSPPGGELSIKAHLNEGDPATLVITVEDQGPGISPELREQVFDMFYSGGDGDRSAHGSGLGLAICRGMIGAHGGTIMAETGERGRGTAIIITLPLLGADIRRGDEE; this is translated from the coding sequence ATGTATTCAGCGGATCAGCGACCCGATCCCAATACATTGCTAAAAGCCGCGCGCCGAGAGGCGCGCGGCTGTTTGCGTGTATTTCTGGGAGCCGCGCCCGGTGTCGGTAAAACATACACCATGCTTCGCACCGCCCGTGAACGGGCAGAGGAAGGTGACGATATTGTAATTGGCGTGGTGGAGTCACACGGACGCGCTGATACCGAAGCCTTGTGTGATGGGGTGGCACGGCTTCCGTTAGCGCCTTTAAAGCACCATGGCCGAACCTTCTATGAATTTGATATTGACGCGGCCCTGGCGCGGCGCCCCACTATTTTGCTGGTGGACGAACTTGCCCACCGTAATATCCCCGGCAGTCGGCACCCGCGTCGTTACCAGGATATTGAAGAGCTGCTAGATGCAGGTATTGACGTGTGGACAACCGTTAACGTCCAGCATCTCGAAAGTTTGAATGATGATGTCGCGCGGATTACTGGGATTCGCATGCGTGAAACGGTGCCCGATGCGCTGTTAGAGCGCGCCCGAGATGTATCGCTTGTTGACTTAACGCCTGACGAGCTCCTTGAGCGCTTAAGGCGCGGCAAAGTCTATATACCCGAGCAAGCCCGTGCCGCCATGGAAGGCTACTTTAATGAATCCAATCTCAACGCGCTGCGTGAGCTGGCGATTCAAACTATGGCCGAGCGCGTAGATGCCGATGTGAAGGTGGCAATGGATGCTGGCGGCAGGGCAGGCCCCTGGCCGGTGAGACCGCATCTGTTGGTGGTCATTAATGGAAGTGAAGACGACGTATCGCTGGTTCGCGCGGCTCATCGGATGGCAGAGCGGCGCTTAGCGGTATGGCGAGCGGTTTATGTTGATAAAGGAATTGTTTCTCCACAGCAGCAACTGGCCGTTGAACAAGTCTTCAGCCTGGTCGCTCGGCTGGGTGGCGATTCAATACGTTTACAGGGGCATAGCCAGCTAAGTGAGATTCTCAACTATGCACGTTCAATTAATGCGACCACTATTGTGGTGGGTCGCGAAGCGAAGCGTCGCTGGTGGAAATGGTCACGGCCATTGGCCCAACGCTTGATGGCGCATGCCGAGGCATTCGATATTGTTGTAGTGGCTAAAGGGGCTTTGAAACAACGCGCCAATCAATGGCAACATGGTTGGAAGCTGCATCCTCCCCAGTTACTGGCCGCTAGCTTGGCGGTTATGGCATCCCTAGGGGTGGCTGTCATGCTGGAGCCCTGGCTTGAGCTAGCTAACTTATCATTAGTGTTTTTAGTGGCCGTACTGTTCAGTGCGGTATGGGCGGGTACCGCGATGGCAATGTTCAGCGCCATCGCGAGCTTTTTAGCATTTAACTTCTTCTTTACCGAGCCGCGTCTCACCTTTGCCATGGTGGAGCGTGGGCAGTTGCTAACGGCAGTATTTTTCTTGCTCGTTGCCGTGGTGGTTGGGCAGCTTGCAGGCAGGGGACGTCGGCGTTTAATTGCACTGCGTGCTAGCCGCGATCAGACTCAGCTTTTGTTGCGTTATGCCGAACAGCTATCAACCGCGACAGACAGCGCCAGTGCAGCAAAAATTGGCGTTGATACATTGGTGCAGTGCTTTGCGGTGCCCACGGTATTTATTGAAAGCGCCGAAAGCGCGAATGAAGTGCGGGTTGTTCATGCGCTGCCGGATTCGGTGCGCTTAGACATGGCCGCTAAGCAAGCTGCGGTGTGGAGTTGGCAGCATCAAAAGCCCAGTGGTCAAGGCACAGACACCCTGAGTCAACAGGCTTGGCGCTTAATACCCCTGGCAGTGCAGGGAGAAAAAGTAGGGATGCTGGCGCTTAAACTATCGGAAAGCCAAAAGGCGCTCACCTACGAACGAGAGTCGTTAATGGATACGCTGGTGCGTCAGCTTAGTATGGCGCTAGAGCGCACTCGGCTAGTGGCAGAGCTGAACACAACCCGTGTCTCCGAGGAGAACGAACGTCTGCGTTCTGCGTTACTCTCATCGGTGTCTCATGATCTACGTACACCACTTTCCTCTATTATTGGCTCAGCCAGTTCGCTGATCGAGCTCAAACCGCAGCTAAGCGATAGCGACCAGCGTGAGCTGCTTGATGGCATCCTGTCTGAAAGCGAGCGCCTTAATCGATACATACAAAACTTGTTGGATATGACCCGACTAGGGCACGGCACGTTAAAAATTGAGCGAGACTGGGTAGCGTTTGACGACGTTATTAACTCAGCGCTCAAGCGCTTGGGTCAGTCACTTAAGCATGTCGTTGTCCGCAAGTCTTGGCCTCCTTCGTTACCGCTACTTTATGTCCACCCTGCGCTGGTAGAACAAGCGTTGGTGAATGTCTTGGATAACGCCCAACGTTTTTCACCACCAGGCGGAGAATTGAGCATAAAGGCGCACCTTAACGAAGGTGATCCCGCAACGCTGGTGATTACTGTTGAAGATCAAGGCCCGGGCATTTCTCCAGAGTTGCGCGAGCAGGTATTCGATATGTTTTACAGTGGTGGCGACGGTGATAGAAGTGCCCACGGCAGCGGCCTTGGTTTAGCCATATGTCGTGGCATGATTGGTGCCCATGGCGGCACTATTATGGCTGAAACCGGCGAAAGAGGACGAGGTACCGCGATTATTATAACGCTGCCACTGTTAGGTGCAGATATCAGGAGGGGTGATGAAGAGTGA
- the kdpC gene encoding potassium-transporting ATPase subunit KdpC: protein MNVDMKRQIAANDDVLQAKASWGNALRFMVVMAVLLGLIYPLVTTTLGGWLFPEQAQGSLVRDVSGRVVGSSLVSQTFVSDEYFIGRPSAAGNDAGDVSGSNLAPSNVSLRERAQADANAIAQRENVSVDQIPVDLITASGSGIDPHISLEAAELQVARVAQARGIDEATVTALIDQALENTGWLGSPVVNVLRLNVSLDDRFPVSSTTAAPLTPAPVTPTASDTME, encoded by the coding sequence ATGAATGTAGATATGAAACGCCAGATCGCTGCGAATGACGATGTGCTGCAGGCAAAGGCTTCCTGGGGCAATGCACTTCGCTTTATGGTGGTAATGGCAGTTCTGCTGGGGCTGATTTACCCGTTGGTTACCACAACACTGGGCGGCTGGTTATTCCCCGAGCAGGCGCAAGGTAGTTTAGTTCGAGACGTCTCAGGTCGGGTGGTCGGGTCAAGCCTGGTGTCCCAAACGTTTGTCAGCGATGAGTATTTTATTGGCCGCCCATCAGCGGCGGGCAATGACGCAGGTGATGTCTCAGGATCTAACTTGGCGCCGAGCAACGTATCGCTGCGCGAGCGTGCCCAGGCAGATGCAAATGCCATTGCTCAACGTGAAAACGTAAGTGTCGATCAAATTCCAGTTGATCTGATTACCGCGTCTGGGTCAGGTATCGACCCGCATATCTCACTAGAGGCGGCTGAGCTACAGGTTGCCAGAGTAGCGCAAGCACGCGGCATCGACGAAGCTACTGTGACGGCGCTAATTGATCAAGCACTTGAAAACACAGGCTGGCTGGGCTCACCGGTGGTGAATGTGTTGCGGCTGAATGTCAGTTTGGATGATCGTTTTCCAGTATCATCAACCACCGCAGCGCCATTAACCCCAGCACCCGTCACCCCGACGGCTTCAGACACCATGGAGTAA
- the malG gene encoding maltose ABC transporter permease MalG: MAMVQPRSVGARRLGAHLALICFVSLIVFPLLLVISISFREGNFASGSLIPKNFSLEHWSLALGIPWERPDGSIVQPPFPVLLWLWNSIKVAVVSSVLILMLATTSAYAFARMRFKGKEPLLKGMLIFQMFPAVLSLVALYALFDRLGQFVGWLGINTHGALIVASLGAVALHIWTIKGYFESIDGSLEEAAMVDGASTWQAFRYILLPLSIPILMVVFILAFVMSIMEYPMASVLLVDEHKLTLAVGAQQYLADHNQRWGNFAAAAVLSGLPITVAFLICQRWIIGGLTAGGVKG, from the coding sequence ATGGCCATGGTTCAACCCCGTTCTGTGGGCGCGCGCCGCTTGGGCGCACACCTTGCACTGATCTGCTTTGTTTCGCTGATTGTCTTCCCGCTGTTGTTGGTGATTTCAATCTCATTTCGCGAGGGTAACTTTGCCTCTGGCAGCTTAATTCCCAAGAATTTCTCGTTGGAACACTGGTCACTAGCACTGGGAATTCCCTGGGAACGCCCGGATGGCAGCATTGTTCAACCGCCCTTTCCCGTGCTGTTGTGGCTTTGGAACTCGATAAAAGTGGCGGTAGTTTCTTCGGTGCTGATTCTAATGTTAGCGACGACGAGCGCTTACGCCTTCGCACGCATGCGCTTTAAAGGCAAAGAACCGCTTTTGAAAGGCATGCTGATTTTCCAGATGTTCCCAGCCGTACTGTCACTCGTGGCGCTCTACGCCCTGTTTGATCGACTGGGGCAGTTTGTTGGCTGGTTAGGCATCAACACCCACGGCGCGCTGATCGTGGCATCACTGGGCGCGGTCGCGCTGCATATCTGGACCATTAAAGGCTACTTTGAGTCGATTGATGGCTCGCTGGAAGAAGCGGCTATGGTCGACGGCGCCAGCACCTGGCAGGCGTTCCGCTACATTCTGCTGCCGCTGTCGATTCCCATTTTGATGGTGGTTTTCATTCTGGCTTTTGTGATGAGTATCATGGAATACCCCATGGCCTCAGTACTGCTGGTGGATGAGCACAAACTCACTCTAGCGGTAGGTGCCCAACAATACCTTGCCGACCACAACCAACGCTGGGGCAACTTTGCCGCCGCCGCCGTGCTTTCCGGCCTGCCCATTACCGTTGCGTTCTTGATCTGCCAACGCTGGATTATTGGCGGGTTAACCGCAGGGGGCGTCAAAGGTTAG
- a CDS encoding TrkH family potassium uptake protein yields the protein MTIFPSGIYYRDAYRNWAQIFKIMAVLWLVLAMFMALPWIVLVIEKDPDAPAFGMSLLIILSATLITWLLTRRVSLELKPWQMFILTAGSWTSISCFASLPLILGAPQLSVTNAVFESVSAITTTGSTILSGIEDLSDGLKLWRGLMQWMGGIGIIVMGIAILPFLKVGGMRLFHTESSDWSDKVMPRTGGIAKATLSIYVGLTLLAMLSYWVGGMLPLDAVVHGMTSLATGGFANSDASFGAYAEQPWLLWMGSFFMLSGALPFVLYIRFIRTSRSALWKDQQVRGLLKLLLTAILILSAWRFYQGDDWFVSLTHVTFNVISVVTTTGYASDDYTLWGSLPIAAFFYLTFMGGCSGSTSGGMKIFRFQIAMLMLRNQLRYLIHANGVFTTRYNQQPVTSDISRSVVAFSFFFFITIAVLALGLSALGLDLVTALSGAATAVANVGPGLGDTIDPAGNFATLPDAAKWLLCIGMLMGRLEILTVVVLLTPMFWRR from the coding sequence ATGACCATCTTTCCCAGCGGAATTTACTATCGAGACGCTTACCGCAATTGGGCACAAATCTTTAAAATCATGGCAGTATTATGGTTAGTGCTTGCCATGTTTATGGCACTGCCTTGGATTGTTCTCGTTATTGAAAAAGATCCTGACGCTCCTGCGTTCGGAATGTCGCTTCTCATTATTCTCAGTGCCACGCTTATTACTTGGTTGCTAACCCGCCGAGTATCACTGGAGCTGAAGCCCTGGCAAATGTTTATATTGACGGCGGGCAGTTGGACCAGCATTAGCTGTTTTGCCAGCCTTCCGCTTATTTTAGGTGCGCCCCAACTCAGCGTCACTAATGCAGTCTTTGAGTCGGTCTCCGCGATTACCACCACCGGGTCAACCATATTATCTGGGATCGAAGATTTATCCGACGGCCTAAAGCTGTGGCGAGGCTTAATGCAGTGGATGGGCGGTATCGGCATTATCGTCATGGGCATCGCCATTCTTCCGTTTCTTAAAGTAGGCGGCATGCGGCTATTCCACACCGAATCATCGGATTGGTCCGATAAAGTAATGCCCCGCACGGGCGGCATTGCTAAAGCGACGCTAAGTATCTATGTGGGGCTGACACTACTGGCCATGCTGAGCTACTGGGTCGGTGGAATGCTGCCACTAGATGCAGTGGTTCACGGAATGACATCACTGGCGACCGGTGGCTTTGCTAACTCTGACGCCTCGTTTGGTGCCTACGCTGAGCAGCCGTGGCTGCTATGGATGGGTAGCTTTTTCATGCTCAGTGGAGCACTTCCCTTTGTCTTGTATATTCGCTTTATTCGCACTTCTCGCAGCGCACTGTGGAAAGACCAACAGGTCCGTGGTTTGTTAAAACTGCTGCTAACAGCGATCTTGATTCTCAGCGCGTGGCGTTTTTACCAAGGCGATGACTGGTTTGTCTCGCTCACTCATGTCACGTTTAACGTCATTTCAGTCGTGACCACTACGGGCTATGCATCCGACGACTATACCCTATGGGGTTCATTACCCATTGCAGCGTTTTTCTATCTTACGTTTATGGGTGGCTGTAGCGGCTCTACCAGCGGTGGTATGAAAATTTTCCGGTTCCAAATCGCTATGCTGATGTTGCGTAATCAGTTGCGCTATCTGATTCACGCCAATGGTGTTTTCACAACGCGCTATAATCAGCAGCCAGTGACCAGCGATATTTCCCGCAGCGTAGTGGCCTTCTCTTTCTTCTTCTTTATTACGATTGCAGTGCTTGCATTGGGCCTTTCAGCATTAGGTTTGGACTTAGTCACTGCCCTTTCCGGAGCGGCCACTGCGGTAGCGAATGTAGGCCCTGGTCTCGGTGATACCATTGATCCGGCAGGTAACTTTGCAACACTACCCGATGCCGCTAAATGGCTATTGTGCATCGGTATGTTAATGGGTCGCCTGGAAATTTTAACGGTCGTGGTACTGCTCACGCCGATGTTCTGGCGACGCTAA
- the kdpB gene encoding potassium-transporting ATPase subunit KdpB, producing the protein MSHTELAKQPRRPLPVGQVVAGAVKGLAPQQLARNPVMAVVAIGTVVCFGLTPMAFAQGENGGFALAIALLLLATVLFATGAESLAESRGKAHAGALRKTKGELKAVKLNADGTTSNVTADSLRKGDRVKVVAGQLIPADGDIVEGAASINESAVTGESAPVLREAGTDNSGVSAGTKVLSDHLIIEVSANPGESLLDRMIALVEGANRQKTPSELALSVLLAMLTLVFLIVVVTLVPMAAFVGVETSTVMLVALLVCLIPTTIGGLLPAIGIAGMERAMRANLVAKSGKAVEIAGSIDTLLLDKTGTITLGDRRATEFAPCQQVPRQRVRDVAFLTSLEDPTPEGRSIVELATEQGVDVQLSKEADGATFEAFSAETRLSGVDLTSGKKLRKGAPNAIAEWVKAQGGDIPSDYEQVIARISRDGATPIAVAEGKQILGVVALSDVIKSGIAEKFAELRAMGIKTVMITGDNPITASAIAATAGVDDYIAEATPERKLALIREEQASGRLVAMVGDGTNDAPALAQADLGLAMNSGTQAAREAANMVDLDSDPGKLISAVEIGKQLLVTRGALTTFSLANDVAKYFVILPALFAASFPALGVLDVMNLHSPTTAVLAAVLFNALIIPALIPFALRGVSVKAASATELLRRNLLIYGLGGLLLPFPAIKLLDMLIALFI; encoded by the coding sequence ATGTCACATACTGAGCTTGCTAAACAGCCGCGTCGTCCGCTACCCGTTGGCCAGGTCGTCGCTGGGGCTGTGAAAGGACTTGCGCCTCAACAACTTGCGCGAAACCCGGTGATGGCCGTGGTCGCCATTGGTACCGTCGTGTGCTTTGGGCTGACGCCCATGGCTTTTGCCCAGGGAGAAAACGGCGGCTTTGCATTGGCCATAGCGTTGTTGTTGCTGGCCACCGTTCTGTTCGCCACGGGTGCCGAGTCGCTGGCAGAGTCACGTGGTAAAGCCCACGCTGGGGCGCTGCGTAAAACCAAGGGAGAGCTGAAGGCGGTTAAGCTGAACGCTGATGGTACGACTAGCAATGTAACGGCCGACTCCCTCCGCAAAGGCGATCGTGTGAAGGTTGTGGCGGGACAGCTGATTCCCGCCGATGGCGATATCGTTGAAGGAGCTGCCTCGATCAATGAGTCGGCTGTCACCGGTGAATCTGCGCCCGTACTGCGTGAAGCGGGCACTGATAACAGCGGTGTCAGTGCCGGGACCAAAGTACTGTCGGATCATCTGATTATTGAAGTCAGCGCTAACCCTGGCGAATCGTTGTTAGATCGCATGATTGCCTTGGTAGAAGGCGCCAACCGTCAGAAGACACCTTCCGAGCTGGCGCTATCGGTACTCTTGGCCATGCTAACGCTGGTGTTTTTGATCGTGGTCGTCACGTTGGTACCCATGGCGGCTTTCGTGGGCGTTGAAACCTCCACGGTTATGCTTGTGGCATTGCTGGTCTGTTTAATTCCCACCACTATTGGCGGCCTCTTGCCTGCTATCGGTATTGCGGGTATGGAGCGCGCTATGCGGGCTAACTTGGTGGCTAAATCAGGTAAAGCCGTCGAGATTGCTGGCAGCATCGACACCTTGCTACTGGACAAAACCGGCACGATAACGCTTGGCGATCGCCGTGCGACGGAGTTTGCTCCTTGCCAACAGGTTCCGCGCCAGCGAGTCCGTGACGTGGCGTTTTTAACGTCACTGGAAGACCCTACGCCGGAAGGGCGCTCAATTGTTGAGCTAGCCACTGAACAAGGCGTCGATGTCCAGCTTAGTAAAGAAGCCGATGGTGCAACTTTTGAAGCGTTCAGTGCTGAAACACGTCTGTCAGGCGTTGACCTGACCAGTGGTAAAAAGCTGCGCAAGGGGGCACCGAATGCTATCGCTGAATGGGTAAAAGCCCAGGGCGGTGACATACCCAGCGATTACGAGCAGGTCATTGCACGTATCTCACGGGATGGCGCAACCCCCATTGCGGTGGCAGAAGGCAAACAGATTTTGGGCGTGGTGGCGCTGTCTGATGTGATTAAAAGCGGTATCGCGGAGAAGTTTGCTGAACTGCGTGCCATGGGTATCAAAACCGTAATGATCACGGGTGACAACCCGATTACGGCGTCGGCTATTGCCGCGACGGCAGGCGTGGACGACTACATTGCTGAAGCCACGCCAGAGCGCAAGCTAGCGTTGATTCGCGAAGAGCAGGCCAGTGGTCGCTTGGTTGCCATGGTGGGTGACGGTACTAACGATGCTCCCGCTCTTGCTCAAGCTGATCTAGGGTTGGCAATGAACTCAGGCACCCAGGCAGCCCGTGAAGCGGCCAATATGGTGGATCTGGACTCTGACCCCGGCAAGCTGATTAGTGCGGTGGAAATTGGCAAGCAGTTGCTGGTTACCCGTGGCGCGCTGACGACTTTCTCGCTGGCGAATGATGTGGCTAAATACTTTGTTATTTTGCCAGCGCTGTTTGCCGCCAGCTTCCCTGCGCTTGGCGTGCTCGACGTTATGAATTTGCACTCGCCGACCACGGCGGTGCTAGCAGCGGTGCTATTCAACGCGTTAATCATTCCGGCATTGATTCCCTTTGCCTTGCGCGGTGTGTCTGTGAAGGCGGCATCGGCGACGGAGTTGTTGCGTCGAAATCTGCTGATTTATGGCCTGGGTGGGCTGCTACTGCCATTCCCCGCCATCAAGCTTCTCGACATGCTGATTGCGTTATTTATCTAG